The following DNA comes from Triplophysa dalaica isolate WHDGS20190420 chromosome 10, ASM1584641v1, whole genome shotgun sequence.
GTTGCATTGCATTGGCTTTGCGGTCATGAACCGAGAGCCGTGTCTTTTGGGTCATGAACCGAGAGCCGTGTCTTTTGAGTCATCAACCGAGAGCCGTGTCTTTTGAGTCATCAACCGAGAGCCGTGTCTTTTGGGTCATGAACCGAGAGCCGTGTCTTTTGGGTCATCAACCGAGAGCCGTGTCTTTTGGGTCATGAACCGAGAGCCGTGTCTTTTGGGTCATGAACCGAGAGCCGTGTCTTTTCGGACACGTCCGATTTGTGAACCGGTTGATCAACGCAAGTGAGTTGATAAACTGCGGCTGCGCATGCGTGCGTGTGAAAACTAGCAGGCTTCTCTCACTCTGAAGTTAAAAAGATTCTTGGAATTTAGAAAAACCGAAGTATGAACACAATAAACACGAGTGACGACGACGAGTGGGGCAATCTGACAAAACgtaaatttaattaataacaGATTATTCACTTCATAACGTTCGCTTGCATATTACTGCCTTTGTCTGTATCTGTGTGCATTATTTGCCAAACTTAAATGTGATAAACTTATCAGatcatgatgatgttttaagTGATGAAAAGTGTCTTCATTAAATGTTCAGCCAAGTGTATTTTCATACCGACCGAACGTCGTTACGTCATTACAGTACGTCATTACGTTCTGGCGTAAATGAACCGATGAACCGGTTCATTGAAACGAACTGTCCGAAAGAACCGGTTCGCGGAAAAGAGCCGGACTTCCCATCACTAGTCCTGACAAGCCGCGACGAGCAACTGTCGTTTCTATTTTACAAACTGTTTCTATTTCTGCCACGTCGCGTCTGACAGCTTCGCCCACACAATGGTCTCATTGGATGTAAGTTCTGCACCTTATGAATATTAATCTCTAAACATGGATGAAGACGGCTATATACATTTGATTACATACGTTTATGTAGCATTTGTCATTTCTACAGCCGTCTATCGTTATCACAGTCACCTAAGTGGTTAGCTATCACCTGCTGATGGCTAATATTCacgagagaaaaagaaagacagaccaCCACTTTCCTTGGTCTAAGGATTCAAAACACAGACCGTTTTATTCTGCGCATGCTCACAATAACATCCTTGTGCGCGCAGACACATGACATGGCTTTGCTACtcatataataaaacatgcttAACACTCCCACTCAAAGACATGTTTATAGCTATCTATAGtggtaaacaaaaaaatattaattatattaataattaaacgTTTGACATACTGGcagttttctataaaaacaacaacaacaaaaaacttttctgCCAATTTACATTACTCTCCAACAAATACCCCTTGAACCTGTCAAACTAGGCCTTTGTCACTGGCTTGGTATCCAGCTGTTCTCCTCCTGTCATTTGTATCATCTGCCCAATCAGCATCACTGTATCCCTCAAGCTGTAGGCTTCCCTCACATTTTTGGAAATGTAGTTCTTGAACCGTAGTACCCTTTAAGTACCTCAGTAGGTGTTTAGCTGTAGCCCAATGCTGCTTCTTTGGTTCTGCTAGGTATTGTGTTAGTTTGCTAACAACCCAGCTCAGGTCAGGTCTGGTACATGTCATAATGTGTATTAAGCTACCGACTCTTTATCTGCTGGTTCAATAGGACCACATAGGTCTGTGTGCACTAGCTCTAATACAGGTGTAGCTTTAGCCTCTGCTTGTCTATTTCTGCTTTGTGTAAACTTGCCCTGTGTGcatatttcacagttttgatTAGACTTATCATGTTTCCCTTTTATAGACATTCCTTTAACCACCTTCTCTAATTTGGAAACATCATCAAAATGACAATGGCCAAGTATTCTATGCCACGTTTGAATGTCATGACAACCATACACTTCATCAACCTTTTCTTCTTCTACAGTGTTAAGGTAATACAGCCTACCATACACGTCCATTTTGAACTTTGTCCCATCCTTGTGGACCAGCCAGTTATCACCGTCTTTGAAGTGGACCTCGGCTCCGTTGGTTGTCGCAGCTTtatctgaaaaaatgttttgtggaaACGATGGGATGTAGAGTGCTTGCTTGAGCCTCATTTTCACTTGTCGTCCCTCGCTGTCCAGCAAGTAGACTTTGGCATCTCCCCTCATCTTCGCCTTCCCACTTGCTTTGGTCCTGTCGGCTAGCTCGATCATGTGGTCCTCGGGTCTGAAGCTCTTATCCGCTGTTTTGAACTTCGTGGCGTCGTTGATCATGTGTGTTGTGGTGCCGCAGTCGACCATTAGACccttctaccagaaagactcgggaGGCGAATGTTGAGTATTGAACGTTCATTAGACAGAATATATGGTTATAGTAAAGATGGACATTGGGGgtctttggagtaggccctgtccgtggctcgcatccagagggccaagaagtcctccacttcccgccttgagatgaaggcgggggcgtagccgACCCCCCtggggttatattgacagggacctcctggtggtggtggggaggatgggggcGAATCACTGTTGCTTCGACTGCGGACGTAGAAAGGGGTAAGTGGctatcttttatgttccatgttggaaggtgattggttagGTGCTGATTGGTAGTGAGTGATgcaggattgagtcttcctggcagaacttgcACTGAAGCTATATTTCTTGTCTCTTCTTTGTGTAGGACAGTCACTCGCGTTGAAGAAGCAGAATGATGTAGGCTCTGCTACTGTCTCTCCATCAGCTTTCTTTACATGGTCACGGCTTCATCACGTTGTCTTCTCCTACATTCACGTCACTCTTCCCATATTTTTCAGTACTCTCATAACTTCGCAGTTTGTTTTAAACTCACCGAACGTTACACTGTCATTTGTCTGGGTGATGTGTACGACGAATGGCTTGTATGAATCAAGTAGCCCCTTTACTACCATGGCTATTTGAAGCCCATCGCTAATATGCTCGTATGCTCTTCTCAATGACGTGGATATAGTCTCTGCTCGAATAATATAATCAGTGATCGTTTCATTGCTGGCCTTATGCAGTGAGGAAACTTCACAATATAAACTCACAATGCGGGTTTGTACTTTACAgctgttctgattggctgtgtctTGTGATTGATTGTCGCCTCCCGCCCCTTTTTCGTTCGGTATGCACAGACATTTTGCTTATCGCAGGAATCTCATCGGGCCGCGTTTGGTTAGTATGCGGtgtgattctgattggctgaggcTGTTATAAAAGGCCCCGATTTATAACTGCTGTCCGCATTACACAacctaaatatcactttatttactttattttatgaaatcttGCCACACAGATGGAATAAGTTtgttacagtacattttatttctgtaacccactgcttcacatgcttattgctttattacagGTCTCACCTTCATTCATAAAGTTGTGATGTGTTGTGCAGTTGTTGTATTTCTGATGATTGTAACGACACTTCtgatcttcttcatcatctggaaacacagaaaaacacttaaagaTTGTAAgttatataaacaacatttaaatgttcataaatgaaatgtgaataCTGATGAAACTAAACTCATTATTACTGAAACAGATCAGACCGGTGAAGATGAGATCACTTATGCACAACCAACCTTGTGTGAAAGAACAACACATAAACCGGTGAGATCATTCATGACTGATCATGTGTAGTTATTACAGTCATTCATTCAAATCAACTTCTGAAAATACATCTGAAATCAAACTCATAACACTAGATGTGGtgtatttatacatgttttatcCACTAGGGGCAGTAAGGGTCATTGTGTGTCTGTTACTGAGGGATTAAGAGAGTTTGTTATGTGTGCTAATGTCAACACAAGTCTCTTATTGTTGAGTTCTGATAAAGATGTCAGATATTAATCCTctggttcttatttaacactcATCGTGAAGTgagtaaacaacacaaaaggaTCATGTGATCGGCATCACTgtgaaaataaactgaaattttCTGTcgttttttcagattttttaatgtatttttttaaatacggtcaaaaaccGTAAAATTACAAGCAACCAGGAGGaaagtgtaattttacaggaaatacCTGTTATTCTGAAGTTTATTTCTGGCACTCCAGATCATCCCAGCTGACagaaagatttcttttttttacagtttatttttgaaatacggtaaacaactataaaattacagaacaagacgacacatttacaagaaaaatggagaaaacTACTTAACATCTATCCTTGTAtcctataattttacagaaaaaaaatatttttctgtatatatCAGTCTTCCGgtttagatatatatatatacatatattacagattaaaaaaaaatgttttacattaaattcaaCAGAAGTAGTGATGGTGTCACCCTccctctgaacacacacaagtaTAGTACCTGTATCTACAATGAACTGTCTTGTATTGATGTACACAAAGTCTCAGTCTGTTCAAAAGGTTGAAGAAGggattatttttataatagaagatctgatgaaatgaaaatgaaatgctgtTTTCTTTCACTCACTGGTCTCATATATTCGtctcttttctgttttcttacaGGAATCTGAGATGACGGAGGTGCTTTACACATATTACAGCATTTcaactaattaaattaaaatcaaattgacTGAATTCAGTGTTTAAAACAGAGATGTATTTGACTTTTCATTCACTATTAATATCATTTCTATCATGAAACTCACACAAGTACATGTTTGATTGAAATGCAgtggtgtgttgtgttataatgacctctagtggtgagatgatgaaactgatgtctgatATCTGGAGACTGTGGGTCACCTAATAAAACCTGTCCAGATTAAAATATCATTATACACAAATCATtaagaatatataaataaataaatataaataaaataatcatccTGTCTGTGTTTAGCCAACATGTGTTCAATCTCATACATAGACCTTCACCTGTAGTATACAACTGAATCCTAAAATTTTACTTTTACTGTAATACTGTAAGTATGTGTTGTGAATTAATTCTTGATGATGAGAGTCAAAGTGAGAAGGATAAATGCTCATTTTAcactgttttgttgtttaaatatacagtttcCAGCTACATCccatataatatattttgatactatctttatgtatttatatgttttaatttattagtttatttgcAATTCATTTGTTAAGATTTGTAAGATAGTGTtgcaaacaaataatataattttaaacttattagtatatatttaaatgcactGAATAGTTATTTTATGTGGCACTTGGTTTTTGTAGAATGACAATGAAGTGTAAGTTGTTGTGATGACCTGAAGAGGGCAGTCTAATGCTGTGTGTTGTCttctacactcacctaaaggatttttaggaacacctgttcaatttctcattaatgcaattatgctggtggtgtaatggtgtgggggatgttttcttggcacactttaggccccttagtgccaattggtcaacgtttaaatgccacggcctacctgagcattgtttctgaccatgtccatccctttatgaccaccatgtacccatcctctgatgactacttccagcaggataatgcaccatgtcacaaatcatttcaaattggtttcttgaacatgacaatgagttcactgtactaaaatggcccccacagtcaccagatctcaacccaatagagcatctttgggatgtggtcgaacgggagcttcgtgcattccacaaatctccatcaactgcaagatgctatcctatcaatatgggccaacatttctaaagaatgctttcagcatcttgttgaatcaatgccacgtagaattaaggcagttctgaaggctaaagggggtcaaacacagtattagtgtgGTGTTCAtgataatcctttaggtgactgtattaaaggtttgaaattaataaaatattgtgagCTGATATCTctctgtaaatatgtttttatcatgTATATGTGACCCTTACAGATCATTGAGTAACTGCTGTGATCTCATGTAGCAGAGGACAATCTTCTTctttgtcagtgtgtgtttgttttgtttgtgttttctataAACATCTATGCGCAAACTTGGCCTCAGGTTTATGTGATCCATTAGGGGGGGGGCTGCGCTATAGAGCCCCCCGTCACGTTTATATATCATCCTTTGTCTGGGCCTAATGGCCGATGAATCTGAGGTGTGTCTCAGATTCAAGAGCATGTCAAGGACCCTAAATTGCCCtgaaacactgaaaacaaagatacttttaagcaaaacaacaggAACACATCGGGGGCTTGGGCCCTAATTATTACACCAAGTGaataaatgtcacattttatttacaatatttacagaACACAGCGAAACACAGAATATAACAGAGAGAatcagaacacaaacacagtctgACTCTGGATGGATGTGGTCAGTGTTTCAATACCAACTAGATGTTTGAAAATGTCTCTctgtttttcaaagttttagTCTGTCGTCTCCTGCATGTGGATTTCCTGCTTTTTCTTTGTATACTTtgcacaaaacatgtttattgaaGCTGCTGGTCTATTCAGAAACATCACGGCTTCTCCCTCAGAGGTGCTGCTGGAGTCTATACTGCTCTCTTCATCTGTCTGAGGAACTTCACCATCTGATGTTTTTATGAGACCTGCTGAAAAATAAAGTGACATTATATGAAATCGCAGCGATGTCACAATTGTGCAGTAAAGTTTTAGTTTGATATATACTGTAAACTGAAGGTAAGACTTGCCTTTGTGATGCTTTCTTTTGagtatgatgatgatgatgatgaagatcacACAGATCAGAAGAGCAAACACAACTGATATTATAATGACCCACACGGGAGGAGAATCTACAGGAGTAAAGAGAAATCAGTTAAAACTTTAATAACATCTGATTCAGCATTTTACATTCAGTCAATTTATAACTGCACTTAAGAATATAATGtcaataataatagtttttatgATTTCTCATAGTTTACAACAATACAATGTTCATGATTCCAACTAACAAATGTGTTCAAAACAACACAGACACTGAATCCTGTGAAGCTGCTTGATGTGAAGAATATGATGTGAAATGAATTATACAGACAAGACACACAAAGACCTCACATCCAGTCAACAGAATGTGTTACAACATCACATGTGACTCACCTGAAGAcatgtgacagagttgagtgatgtgtagatgttgtgtgaggtttgtgatgggattgttgaccacacatctgtatgtgtttgtatcctgatattccacctccagaggtagagagagtctgatgttgagatcagacacactgatgctggacaataaactctttcctttgtaccaggagacactcacatcatgtgacacattcatcactgaacacaacacactaCAGTTTGAGCGTTCTGATGAAGAGACTCTtgagatgacaggaacaggaagATGAgctgaaaaataacaaacatatgaataaagaagctgtttatatttgtttatattaacaGAGTATATTGAAAACTGAAGGGGTGGATTTCTTAGCTCACCATTCTTCACTGTAATACTTACAATAGACAGTGAGATTAAAGTTCTTGTATGAGACTTTCTTGTTTCTGCTGATCCtcagtttataaagtccagagttttgagatgtgatgtgtgtgatgatgagatctccagtctgattgtCCATCATCACTCTGTCTATGAATCTCTCATCATTAGAAATATTGGTGCTACTGGCCACTCCATTGATCATTGCTACAACTGTGTTTTCAGGTCCATAATACCACTTTATCCCATCTTCTCTCTGTATgtcagtgtgtagagtaacagattctccctccatcactgacactgacttcacttcatcaccaaacacacctgaacaacacaaacacaaaactatttTCAAGATGACTACATTAACACGTTAATAAAAAGCTTTTCTTAACAACACACTTTCGTGAATTTaactgaatatatttttttagactgAAGCAGAATGGATGAACAGGGGACTCATACTTGGGTTCACTACTGCTTTCAGCACACACTGCACTGGACCACCGGCACCAACCTGAATCATATGTTTAACTTGCAGTAAACTCATAGTTAAGCTTTAAATATTGTCCTTAAACACTATTGTGATCTGCACTTCAGCTCAGACAAACAATAGAAAACAGTGAAGAACTGTTTACAGAAAAAATGATGAATCTCACTTTTCTAGACATTTCTGCCTGGACAccaaaaaatgattaattgaataaagttaaaattacttttttggcGTTTAGCCTTTAATTGTAAAGCTCGTTGAGGACAGGAAGTGACGTTggagagagaagggggtgggATCAGGAAAAGACCACGAGATGGGAATTGAACTCGGGTTGACTGATGCACAACCACACCGGAGCACTGCCCACTAGGATAATAGCTCCaagttaatgtttttcttaatggtTCTaggatgtttttctttcttgggCTATGTATCAATACAATGACGTCAATGGGAGTCTCCACCCTTAGAACAAACTGACTTTGGAAATCAGCGGATAAACCTGTTTGACAGGTGAACCAGTGTTCTGTGTGAACCTCTACAACTCTGCTTAaacccaatttttttttccacGCTGATTATTTAATACGCTTTACATCTCGAGCTCAATATCATGAGTATTTTAATACTGGAATTTacataaaagaaaatctttttaACCATCTAAAGCAAATGTATGTTATGTAATACAATGACGTCAACTGGGAGGTATGACTTCTTCCGTTGTTTGAACAAACATGCCCCAACCTATCGAGAACTTTCTAGAAAAACGAATCATTCTTGAGCTGGAAGCCGACTGTGAACGGTAATAAGTGtgtaaaatgtaagaaaaaaaggCAAACTTTTCTATTTGAAGAGTCATAGAACTAATTTGAAACACAAAGACCTTTAATCTAAAGATTTAATGttaaatgagaataaaataGATTGAAGAATTCGACTTACCATTTACAACAAAGATGAGACAACCAAAGAAAATGAAGATATTCATTATTAATAGTTAAAGTTGTTCTTGTTGTGCTGGAGATGAGGATCTGCGACTGAAGAGCTTTCACTGCTGAAGTGATATGGGAGGACCGGTCTTCATCGGGTAAAGAGTTCTCGGTGGATGTACGGCGGAGACAGATGAGCACAAATTCATGTCAAATGTCTTTTGAGTTTAACATGTTCTGTTGAGATCATTGAACAACAGATTCAACTCTCTGTTTCAAGTAATGCTGACTTTCAAAGTATGTTTGGAATATTGTGAAGTTACTTTTGGTCTATTCTAAAATAGTTCTAAAAGTATCTTATTTTAAGACTTTATTGACAACGTTTACTTACGCAACTTTAGGAACACAGTTGACAGCATATGTAACGTTTATTTCAGAGGAGTAAACGCCATTTTATCCAGGATTTCCTGAAGcgcataaattattattatttgtacttttttagcACTGTAGTTGAttgtacattattaaaataagattatAAAATTATGAGATTCTACATCATAACTCAGTAACACCGACAGCCTAATGcgtgtttactgtatattataaaatacaagtttatataaaaatctgtcatctgaTGTACTGTTATGATTAATAACTGTAAAGAAATGTTTCTTGTGTAATTTGAGTATAGAAAAGATTATTGTAAATGATTGTAATAATGTCTAATTATCTGTACCCAAGTTTTCACCTTAACTGTTTCACTTGTGTATTTGTTTGAGTGATAATAAAAGAGATTTTGATTTTAATCTGGTTTCAGTGGCTTGTAGTGG
Coding sequences within:
- the LOC130429512 gene encoding natural killer cell receptor 2B4-like isoform X1, which translates into the protein MSLLQVKHMIQVGAGGPVQCVLKAVVNPSVFGDEVKSVSVMEGESVTLHTDIQREDGIKWYYGPENTVVAMINGVASSTNISNDERFIDRVMMDNQTGDLIITHITSQNSGLYKLRISRNKKVSYKNFNLTVYSHLPVPVISRVSSSERSNCSVLCSVMNVSHDVSVSWYKGKSLLSSISVSDLNIRLSLPLEVEYQDTNTYRCVVNNPITNLTQHLHITQLCHMSSDSPPVWVIIISVVFALLICVIFIIIIIILKRKHHKGLIKTSDGEVPQTDEESSIDSSSTSEGEAVMFLNRPAASINMFCAKYTKKKQEIHMQETTD
- the LOC130429512 gene encoding natural killer cell receptor 2B4-like isoform X2 → MNIFIFFGCLIFVVNGVFGDEVKSVSVMEGESVTLHTDIQREDGIKWYYGPENTVVAMINGVASSTNISNDERFIDRVMMDNQTGDLIITHITSQNSGLYKLRISRNKKVSYKNFNLTVYSHLPVPVISRVSSSERSNCSVLCSVMNVSHDVSVSWYKGKSLLSSISVSDLNIRLSLPLEVEYQDTNTYRCVVNNPITNLTQHLHITQLCHMSSDSPPVWVIIISVVFALLICVIFIIIIIILKRKHHKGLIKTSDGEVPQTDEESSIDSSSTSEGEAVMFLNRPAASINMFCAKYTKKKQEIHMQETTD